A region from the Geobacter benzoatilyticus genome encodes:
- a CDS encoding glycosyltransferase yields MKVLVQPYTHTLSHVSRPLAVAKMLRDRGHDVVFAGQGDKVTFIEEEGFQVFDVYETPPDKLYGNIRSGKLKFVSDDEVIKLMEADIELYKNVRPDVVLTDGRFSAPISSHILDLKHAAIVNVSSTEYRALPYVPFSGRPDSAIQRSGSMANKFNLWLEMLIFDNVMNVFKKLSKQYGVKKLITATNCLAGKDLTLLADIPEYFPTRSLPKDYIYIGPITWNSPCEIPPWWESAKKCSPLVYFTMGSTGVEKLFNDMYRHFVSESLAAIITTGGQKSSLHTIEGQIYVEPYLDGDSVMEICDLVICHGGNGTIYQALQHGKPVIGIPTIPDQEFNMRRVEALGVGKRISPQSVTADPGIIIQTINEVLSKKSYRENAGNYMKILGTYDGPKTAADSLERLLLQGKT; encoded by the coding sequence ATGAAAGTATTGGTTCAACCATATACCCATACCCTGTCGCATGTGAGCCGGCCATTGGCCGTTGCGAAGATGCTGCGCGACAGGGGTCACGATGTAGTTTTTGCCGGTCAGGGCGACAAGGTGACCTTCATTGAAGAGGAAGGATTTCAGGTATTTGATGTTTACGAGACGCCTCCTGACAAATTATACGGCAATATCAGAAGCGGTAAGCTCAAGTTCGTTTCCGATGATGAAGTCATCAAGCTTATGGAGGCGGACATCGAACTATATAAGAATGTACGCCCCGATGTTGTTCTGACTGATGGAAGATTCTCCGCACCGATTTCCTCCCACATTCTGGACCTGAAGCATGCGGCAATTGTGAATGTATCTTCAACTGAATACAGGGCTCTGCCGTACGTGCCATTTTCCGGACGGCCCGATTCAGCGATACAGCGCAGTGGTTCCATGGCTAACAAGTTTAACCTCTGGCTGGAGATGTTGATCTTTGACAATGTCATGAACGTGTTCAAAAAATTAAGTAAACAATATGGAGTGAAGAAACTGATAACGGCAACTAATTGTTTGGCCGGAAAAGATCTCACATTGCTTGCCGATATTCCCGAATATTTCCCGACGCGCAGTTTGCCGAAAGATTACATTTACATAGGCCCGATAACCTGGAATTCACCATGTGAGATTCCTCCTTGGTGGGAGAGTGCAAAAAAATGTTCACCCCTGGTCTATTTCACCATGGGGTCCACCGGTGTCGAAAAACTGTTCAATGATATGTACCGGCATTTTGTTTCAGAGTCATTGGCGGCAATTATCACGACGGGAGGGCAAAAATCCTCTCTCCATACCATCGAGGGACAAATTTACGTGGAACCTTACCTGGATGGGGATAGCGTTATGGAGATATGCGATCTTGTGATTTGTCATGGGGGGAATGGGACCATCTATCAGGCTTTGCAGCATGGCAAGCCTGTTATCGGAATTCCCACTATTCCGGATCAGGAATTCAACATGAGGCGGGTGGAGGCTCTTGGCGTAGGCAAAAGGATATCTCCACAGTCTGTCACTGCCGATCCCGGTATAATTATCCAGACTATTAATGAAGTGCTGTCGAAAAAGAGCTATCGGGAGAATGCCGGCAATTACATGAAGATACTGGGGACCTATGATGGCCCGAAAACTGCCGCTGATTCTCTGGAGAGGCTGCTGTTGCAAGGGAAAACATAA
- a CDS encoding 2-oxo acid dehydrogenase subunit E2, which yields MMRDSSEDFGNLYESIKPDRASRAFWSLNREMNPANKVSFIRYIDCAGIEQLRRYASEKFGFKPSYATIVTKSASLALKEYPYANRLLLDNFFRKRMVQFHNCDITVAVEKNVEQNEAIVLAETIYGVEEKDMKTMQQEVMAMSNPKTDANDRWTLFYNLLTKLPVFLSKLIIGMPKYSVRLWIKHRGGACFVNSPARYGVDFLVADMLWPLTVSYGWAKDRPSVVEGELCVRKTMPLIIIFDRRIMAGVPAAKFFNRLAEILENADEELKGHCVVGH from the coding sequence ATGATGAGGGATAGTAGCGAGGATTTTGGCAACCTGTACGAATCCATAAAGCCGGATAGGGCAAGCAGGGCTTTCTGGTCGTTGAATCGTGAAATGAACCCCGCCAACAAGGTTTCATTTATAAGATATATCGATTGTGCAGGCATTGAGCAATTAAGGCGATACGCTTCTGAAAAATTCGGCTTCAAGCCTTCCTATGCAACAATAGTAACCAAGTCGGCTTCTCTGGCGTTGAAAGAATATCCCTATGCCAACAGACTTCTTTTGGATAACTTTTTCAGAAAGAGGATGGTTCAGTTCCACAACTGCGATATTACTGTTGCAGTGGAAAAAAATGTTGAACAAAATGAAGCTATAGTTTTGGCAGAGACTATATATGGCGTTGAAGAAAAAGATATGAAGACAATGCAGCAGGAAGTTATGGCAATGAGCAATCCTAAAACAGATGCCAATGACAGATGGACCCTATTTTATAATCTTTTGACCAAATTGCCGGTCTTCTTGAGCAAACTCATTATCGGAATGCCGAAATATTCCGTCAGATTGTGGATAAAGCACCGGGGAGGTGCATGTTTTGTGAATTCACCGGCGAGATACGGTGTTGATTTCCTTGTGGCGGATATGTTGTGGCCGTTGACGGTGTCTTACGGGTGGGCAAAGGATAGGCCGAGTGTAGTCGAAGGAGAGCTTTGCGTTAGAAAAACAATGCCCCTTATCATTATTTTCGACCGGCGGATCATGGCCGGCGTTCCGGCTGCCAAGTTTTTCAACCGGTTGGCCGAAATTCTCGAAAATGCCGATGAGGAGTTGAAAGGCCACTGTGTTGTCGGCCATTAA
- a CDS encoding PEP-CTERM sorting domain-containing protein produces MKKMVKTLAVAAALGAGSFAADASAVTLGTLADNALFYNNFENLYSADGVFKAPGSAVAVGDHLFGILNVQNIEADGLQTFFSGTQSQLTGIFAQRVEAIIMPDTTDPLNTQPHLVFGNPTVFNFGGVDVSSYLAAGEMFALFTQTGVGTTVFESNGSILDDVTKATDGTKWMSLGYLPGADGTYGTADDDGYFYSHASLGTPLQNFTGEAWGALNIVFNGTGYDFTAINDPNESEIGDNVLGGVLTSLHLSSELEGNPGFLRGTSPWAFRSNDPAHLAPVPEPSTMILLGLGLAGFAAYSRKRMK; encoded by the coding sequence ATGAAAAAGATGGTAAAAACACTAGCAGTTGCCGCAGCACTGGGCGCCGGCAGCTTTGCAGCCGATGCTTCAGCGGTAACCTTGGGGACTCTCGCTGACAACGCCCTTTTTTACAACAACTTCGAGAACCTTTATTCAGCGGATGGCGTATTTAAGGCCCCTGGTTCAGCAGTAGCAGTCGGAGACCATCTCTTCGGCATACTCAATGTCCAAAACATTGAGGCAGATGGCCTGCAAACATTCTTTTCGGGAACGCAAAGCCAGTTGACCGGCATCTTTGCCCAAAGGGTTGAGGCGATCATTATGCCGGACACCACCGACCCGCTGAACACTCAACCACACCTGGTTTTCGGCAACCCGACCGTATTCAACTTTGGCGGCGTTGATGTCTCATCATATCTTGCAGCCGGCGAAATGTTCGCCCTCTTCACTCAAACCGGTGTCGGCACAACCGTGTTCGAATCAAACGGCTCTATCCTTGACGATGTAACCAAGGCCACCGACGGAACCAAATGGATGTCGCTCGGTTATCTGCCAGGCGCAGATGGCACTTACGGAACGGCTGACGATGATGGATATTTCTACAGCCATGCCAGCCTCGGCACACCGCTGCAAAACTTCACCGGTGAGGCGTGGGGCGCTCTCAACATCGTGTTCAACGGCACAGGGTATGATTTCACGGCCATCAACGATCCCAACGAATCAGAAATCGGCGACAATGTTCTGGGCGGCGTTCTGACTTCGCTTCATCTCAGCAGCGAACTTGAGGGGAACCCTGGGTTCCTCAGAGGAACTTCCCCCTGGGCATTCCGCAGCAACGATCCGGCTCACCTGGCCCCGGTGCCTGAACCTTCCACTATGATTCTCCTGGGCCTCGGGCTCGCCGGTTTTGCAGCATACAGCCGTAAACGCATGAAATAG
- a CDS encoding SdrD B-like domain-containing protein: MNKLNTLVLSSELEFNVDSQLFGKFSPWDLLFNDPASFQPCACGGIIGDFVWEDLNSNGIQDADEPGIGGVTMILKDKDGNQITTVTTDANGFYSFTGLCPAQYTVEVVTPDGYLPTSPCSLDQTTGNDSSCSPATVDLIFANSSNLTIDFGFTTENEPAAIGDFVWNDTNKNGQQDNGETGIAGVTVNLFDCTTDTPVATTTTDANGFYSFTDLIPGSYRVEFVAPTGYTFTLPNVGNDASDSDASVTGVTACVDLIAGQTNNTVDAGLYVMPAAIGDFVWNDANKNGQQDNGETGIAGVTVKLFDCTGDTPVATTTTDANGFYSFTDLMPGSYRVEFVAPAGYSFTITNSGNDATDSDASASGVTACIDLIAGQTNNTVDAGLYVMPAAIGDFVWNDANKNGQQDNGETGIAGVTVKLFDCTTDTPVATATTSANGFYSFTDLMPGSYRVEFVAPAGYAFTLPNVGNDATDSDASASGVTACVDLIAGQTNNTVDAGLYQLIPSIDIEKYTNGEDADLAPGPTVTVGNAVQWKYIVANTGNVELAGVVVTDDKIGAISCPKTVLAPAEQMICIKDGIATAGQYANIGTVTATYGTTAVTDTDPSHYFGALTGIDIRKQAEGPDSRNYPAGSTVPFEIAVTNTGNVTLTNVVVTDQLVADCARNIGTLLAGQTVTFTCNASPVLAGFTNTACAEGNYSTSSVNDCDVSTITVNVPKIDITKYISIDGNTWLHTDSTNVLTVALCSTCEEDFDKDHCDYNHDNKCDEKDIDHCKSNKYDCDRHDSEHGSSKRHHRCDDSSNKPDCDGKAREAHERDHGDYNNDGKCDERDINYCKGDQERCDKHDQDRGRSKRSYRCDDSSNKEYCYSYALREHDKDRSDYNRDGKCDEHDIDYCKGNQDECIKHDKDRGNFKRSYRCDDSSNRTLCDSTRYAEDKRDKDLSDYNRDGKCNERDIDYCKYNSYACNKFDSDRGNKKRTFRCDDSYDKSSCESRAQWEHEKDHGDYNHDGKDDERDIEHCKNNSLSCDRHDRDHGDSKRNYRCDDSSDKTRCEEWAHGDNGGETGCNGGDGYSADCGKVYFKYVVTNTGTSDLTNLTLTDNMEDLSSCVVPATLQPNGSFSCIIGPQTAQAGLHVNTATATGTYEGMLTQDTDQAYYFGCTQSEPLSPGYWKNHQESWPVESITIGGTVYTKTQAIELMGTPVSGDKTYTLFKALVAAKLDAMGCGDSSCVTETIANADAWMAAHPVGSGVPGDSSAWMQAEPWYLILDDYINGRLCGSSNSCTPPPAPAPTCGQCNGGATKLTIMNKAWSSRSVVVKDSNGLTLFSGTVASNNSFTFMGKGTNGTMGPYVKIYVDGSYKATIYTDCSKPIYPGMGIDGYFMVVEGYSLNGGKFCRISSSSCMDKDDYHYSKDYCDSHDGESTCTGSYNYQTSYTYSWSSNDYEEHDD; the protein is encoded by the coding sequence ATGAACAAGCTCAATACCCTTGTCCTGTCATCAGAGCTTGAATTCAACGTCGATTCTCAGTTATTCGGCAAGTTTTCACCATGGGATCTATTGTTCAATGATCCTGCATCGTTCCAGCCATGTGCCTGTGGCGGAATAATCGGCGATTTCGTATGGGAGGATCTGAACAGCAACGGAATTCAGGATGCTGACGAACCTGGTATCGGCGGCGTTACCATGATCCTGAAGGATAAGGACGGAAACCAGATAACCACCGTCACCACCGATGCGAACGGTTTTTACTCATTTACCGGATTGTGCCCTGCACAATATACTGTAGAAGTTGTAACTCCCGATGGTTATTTGCCAACGAGCCCATGCTCTCTTGATCAAACAACCGGCAATGACAGTAGTTGCAGTCCTGCAACTGTTGACTTGATTTTTGCGAACAGCTCTAATCTAACTATCGATTTCGGTTTTACTACTGAGAACGAACCCGCCGCCATCGGCGACTTCGTCTGGAACGACACCAACAAGAACGGCCAGCAGGATAACGGTGAAACCGGCATCGCCGGCGTAACGGTCAATCTCTTCGACTGCACCACCGACACCCCGGTCGCCACTACCACCACCGACGCCAATGGCTTCTACAGCTTCACCGATCTTATACCGGGAAGCTACCGGGTCGAGTTCGTGGCCCCCACGGGTTACACCTTCACTCTGCCGAACGTGGGCAACGACGCCAGTGACAGCGACGCCAGTGTAACAGGCGTAACCGCATGCGTCGATCTCATCGCCGGGCAGACCAACAACACCGTCGATGCCGGGCTCTATGTGATGCCCGCCGCCATCGGCGACTTCGTCTGGAACGACGCCAACAAGAACGGCCAGCAGGATAACGGTGAAACCGGCATTGCCGGCGTGACGGTCAAGCTCTTCGACTGCACCGGTGACACCCCGGTCGCCACTACCACCACCGACGCCAACGGCTTCTACAGCTTCACCGATCTTATGCCGGGAAGCTACAGGGTCGAGTTCGTGGCCCCCGCGGGTTACAGCTTCACAATCACCAACTCCGGCAACGACGCCACTGACAGCGACGCCAGTGCCTCCGGCGTAACCGCATGCATCGATCTCATCGCCGGGCAGACCAACAACACCGTCGATGCCGGGCTCTATGTGATGCCCGCCGCCATCGGCGACTTCGTCTGGAACGACGCCAACAAGAACGGCCAGCAGGATAACGGTGAAACCGGCATTGCCGGCGTGACGGTCAAGCTCTTCGACTGCACCACCGACACCCCGGTCGCCACTGCCACCACCAGCGCCAACGGCTTCTACAGCTTCACCGATCTTATGCCGGGAAGCTACAGGGTCGAGTTCGTAGCCCCCGCGGGTTACGCTTTCACTCTGCCGAACGTGGGCAACGACGCCACTGACAGCGACGCCAGTGCAAGCGGCGTAACCGCATGCGTCGATCTCATCGCCGGGCAGACCAACAACACCGTCGATGCCGGGCTCTATCAACTTATTCCGTCCATTGATATCGAAAAGTACACCAATGGCGAAGATGCCGATCTGGCTCCTGGCCCCACGGTCACCGTCGGCAATGCAGTTCAGTGGAAATACATTGTAGCCAACACCGGAAATGTGGAGCTTGCAGGGGTTGTTGTCACCGACGACAAAATCGGCGCCATCTCCTGCCCTAAAACCGTCCTGGCTCCCGCAGAGCAGATGATATGCATCAAGGACGGCATCGCCACAGCAGGCCAATACGCTAACATCGGCACGGTCACCGCCACATACGGCACAACCGCCGTCACCGACACAGATCCGAGCCACTATTTCGGCGCCCTGACAGGCATCGACATCCGTAAGCAAGCAGAAGGCCCTGATAGCCGCAACTACCCCGCCGGTTCCACAGTCCCCTTTGAGATTGCAGTCACCAACACCGGCAACGTAACCCTTACCAACGTTGTTGTTACCGATCAACTGGTTGCCGATTGTGCACGCAACATCGGAACGCTGCTGGCCGGACAGACGGTAACCTTTACCTGCAACGCATCACCGGTGCTTGCTGGGTTCACCAACACAGCCTGTGCTGAAGGGAACTACAGCACCTCGTCCGTGAACGATTGCGACGTGTCCACCATCACGGTAAATGTTCCTAAAATCGACATCACGAAATACATATCCATTGATGGGAATACCTGGCTCCATACTGACAGCACCAACGTCCTGACGGTCGCCTTGTGCTCAACTTGTGAAGAGGATTTCGACAAGGACCACTGCGACTACAATCACGACAACAAGTGTGATGAGAAGGACATCGACCACTGCAAGTCCAACAAGTACGACTGTGACAGGCACGATAGCGAACACGGCAGTTCCAAGCGCCATCACCGCTGCGACGACAGCTCCAACAAACCTGACTGCGATGGCAAAGCCCGCGAAGCCCATGAGCGTGATCATGGCGACTACAACAATGACGGCAAGTGTGATGAGCGCGACATAAACTACTGCAAGGGCGACCAAGAACGGTGCGACAAACACGACCAGGACCGTGGTCGGTCCAAACGCTCATATCGGTGCGACGACAGCTCAAACAAAGAGTACTGCTACTCTTACGCTTTGCGCGAGCATGACAAAGACCGCAGCGACTACAACCGCGATGGCAAGTGCGATGAGCACGACATCGACTACTGCAAAGGCAACCAGGACGAGTGCATCAAGCACGACAAGGATCGCGGCAACTTCAAGCGCTCCTACCGCTGCGATGACAGCTCAAACCGTACTCTTTGCGATTCCACCCGTTACGCTGAAGACAAGCGGGACAAAGACCTGAGCGACTACAACCGCGACGGCAAATGCAACGAACGCGACATCGACTATTGCAAGTACAACTCTTACGCCTGCAACAAGTTCGATAGCGACCGGGGCAACAAGAAGCGTACCTTCCGCTGTGATGACAGTTACGACAAATCATCGTGCGAAAGCAGAGCCCAGTGGGAGCATGAAAAAGATCATGGTGACTATAACCATGACGGCAAGGACGACGAGCGCGATATCGAACATTGCAAGAACAACTCATTGAGTTGCGATCGGCATGACAGGGATCACGGCGATTCCAAGCGTAACTACCGCTGTGATGACAGTTCGGACAAGACGCGCTGTGAAGAGTGGGCACATGGTGATAACGGTGGGGAAACCGGCTGCAACGGAGGTGACGGCTATTCCGCTGACTGCGGCAAAGTGTACTTCAAGTATGTTGTAACCAACACCGGCACATCCGATCTGACCAACCTGACACTCACCGACAACATGGAAGACTTGAGCAGCTGCGTCGTCCCGGCCACTCTGCAGCCCAATGGTTCATTCAGCTGCATTATCGGACCTCAGACTGCCCAGGCGGGGCTTCATGTCAACACGGCCACGGCAACGGGTACGTACGAAGGAATGCTGACCCAGGATACCGACCAGGCCTATTACTTCGGCTGCACCCAGTCAGAACCGCTATCTCCGGGCTACTGGAAAAACCATCAGGAATCCTGGCCAGTGGAGTCAATAACCATCGGTGGCACGGTTTACACCAAGACACAGGCAATTGAACTCATGGGCACTCCGGTCAGCGGCGACAAGACCTACACACTGTTCAAAGCACTGGTTGCGGCCAAACTGGACGCAATGGGATGCGGCGACTCATCGTGCGTTACGGAAACAATCGCGAACGCCGATGCATGGATGGCCGCTCACCCGGTCGGGAGCGGAGTCCCCGGCGACAGCTCTGCATGGATGCAGGCCGAACCGTGGTACCTCATCCTCGACGACTACATAAACGGCAGACTGTGCGGAAGCAGCAATTCATGCACTCCACCGCCTGCCCCCGCGCCCACATGCGGACAGTGCAATGGCGGAGCAACAAAACTGACCATAATGAACAAAGCATGGTCGAGCAGATCGGTGGTCGTGAAGGACAGTAACGGCCTGACACTTTTCAGCGGCACTGTTGCTTCCAACAACAGCTTCACCTTCATGGGCAAGGGCACAAACGGCACCATGGGACCATACGTGAAGATCTATGTTGACGGCAGCTACAAGGCCACGATCTACACTGATTGCTCAAAACCGATCTATCCGGGAATGGGAATCGATGGATACTTCATGGTGGTGGAAGGCTACAGCCTCAATGGCGGGAAGTTCTGCCGAATTTCATCATCATCGTGCATGGACAAAGACGACTACCATTACAGCAAGGACTACTGCGACTCGCACGATGGAGAATCAACCTGCACAGGTTCTTACAACTACCAGACCAGCTATACTTACAGTTGGTCAAGCAACGATTATGAAGAGCATGACGATTAG
- a CDS encoding aminotransferase class I/II-fold pyridoxal phosphate-dependent enzyme: MNPLAVELNELLAQHNPHVLEMLSDLGKNLFFPKGILTQSAEAKEKAHKFNATIGIATENGGPMYLQCIQDKLSAFDPKDIYPYAPPAGKPELRSLWREKMLRENPSQQGKHFSNPIVTNALTHGLSIVADMFVDKGDHLILPDMLWGNYNLTFGTCAGAVVRKYHTFTAKGGFDVDAFKAELKNSAEEKGKAVVLLNFPNNPSGYTPTVAEGDALVAAIKEVAEEGCNVVAITDDAYFGLFYEDSMKESLFGKLANIHPRILAIKLDGATKEEFVWGFRTGFVTFADGNSYENTPVITALEKKAMGIIRARISNCPHPSQTFAIEALRSPNFLQQKEEKFQVLKGRALKTKEVLNSGKYEKAWDYYPFNSGYFMCLKLKTVDAEKLRVHMLDKYGVGAISIGKTDLRIAFSCIDEKDIPELFDTIHQAVQDLA, from the coding sequence ATGAACCCATTGGCTGTTGAACTGAATGAACTGCTTGCCCAGCACAACCCCCATGTTCTGGAGATGCTGTCCGATCTCGGTAAAAATCTCTTTTTCCCCAAAGGGATTCTGACCCAGTCGGCTGAAGCAAAGGAAAAGGCTCACAAGTTCAATGCAACCATCGGTATTGCCACTGAAAACGGCGGTCCGATGTACCTGCAGTGCATTCAGGACAAGCTGTCCGCCTTTGATCCGAAGGATATCTACCCCTATGCTCCCCCAGCCGGCAAGCCGGAGCTGCGCTCCCTGTGGCGGGAGAAGATGTTGCGGGAAAACCCCAGCCAGCAGGGGAAGCACTTCAGCAATCCCATCGTCACCAACGCCCTTACCCACGGCCTTTCCATCGTTGCCGATATGTTTGTCGACAAGGGAGATCACCTGATCCTCCCCGACATGCTCTGGGGGAACTACAACCTGACCTTCGGTACCTGCGCCGGGGCCGTCGTCCGGAAATATCATACCTTTACTGCAAAGGGTGGCTTTGACGTCGATGCGTTCAAGGCGGAGCTGAAGAACAGCGCTGAGGAAAAGGGAAAAGCAGTAGTGTTGCTCAACTTTCCCAACAACCCGAGCGGCTACACCCCGACTGTTGCCGAAGGCGATGCCCTTGTGGCCGCAATCAAAGAGGTGGCAGAGGAAGGGTGCAACGTCGTAGCCATTACCGACGATGCCTATTTTGGCCTCTTCTACGAAGACAGCATGAAGGAGTCCCTGTTCGGCAAGCTCGCCAATATTCATCCCCGCATCCTGGCGATAAAGCTTGATGGCGCCACCAAGGAGGAGTTCGTCTGGGGCTTCCGTACCGGTTTCGTCACCTTTGCCGATGGCAACAGCTATGAAAACACGCCGGTCATCACCGCTCTCGAGAAGAAGGCGATGGGTATAATCCGCGCCCGGATCTCCAACTGTCCGCATCCCTCACAGACCTTTGCTATCGAGGCGCTCCGGTCCCCGAACTTCCTCCAGCAGAAGGAAGAAAAATTCCAGGTGCTCAAGGGGCGCGCCCTCAAGACGAAGGAAGTGCTCAACAGCGGCAAGTATGAAAAAGCCTGGGACTATTACCCGTTCAACTCCGGTTATTTCATGTGCCTGAAACTCAAGACCGTGGATGCCGAAAAACTGCGCGTCCACATGCTTGACAAGTACGGTGTCGGGGCCATTTCCATCGGCAAGACTGACCTGCGCATTGCCTTCTCCTGTATTGACGAAAAGGATATCCCCGAACTGTTTGACACCATCCACCAGGCGGTTCAGGATCTTGCGTGA
- a CDS encoding IS3 family transposase (programmed frameshift), translating to MSTTRRKRYSAEFKAKIALEAIRGEQTINELASRYELHPNMITTWKRQAIENMAAAFSGAKERSSKSDEAQIKDLHAKIGQLTVERGFFSQSLRTHSLSLARRKSLVEPGHGRLSIAKQCKLLSINRSTYYYQPVGESPLNLELMRLIDEQYLDTPWYGARQMTRHLRRHGHAVNRKRIGRLIQVMGLSAIYQKPKTSQPHPQHKVYPYLLRGLTIDRPNHVWCADISYIPLRRGFLYLVAIMDWASRKVLSWRLSNTMDADFCVAALEDAMFRYGKPEIFNTDQGSQFTSDAFTGALKDADIKISMDGKGRWMDNVMIERLWRSLKYECIYLHAYETGSELRQGLKRWIDYYNTNRPHSSLDDRTPDEAYWQKPRPGYAGRPFKMAA from the exons GTGAGCACAACCCGACGGAAACGCTATTCAGCCGAATTCAAAGCCAAGATTGCCCTTGAGGCGATTCGTGGTGAGCAGACCATCAACGAATTGGCCAGTCGCTACGAACTGCATCCCAACATGATTACCACCTGGAAGCGACAAGCCATTGAGAACATGGCAGCTGCCTTTTCCGGTGCCAAGGAGCGAAGCAGCAAGTCAGACGAGGCCCAGATTAAGGATCTGCACGCCAAAATCGGGCAACTGACAGTGGAGCGCG GATTTTTTAGCCAAAGCCTTCGGACGCATTCGCTGAGTCTCGCTCGAAGGAAAAGCCTGGTCGAGCCCGGCCATGGCCGACTCAGCATAGCCAAACAATGCAAACTGCTCTCGATCAATCGGTCGACATACTACTACCAACCGGTGGGCGAATCGCCGCTAAACCTGGAACTGATGCGGCTGATCGACGAACAGTATCTTGATACGCCGTGGTACGGAGCCCGACAGATGACGCGGCACCTGCGTCGGCATGGCCATGCGGTCAATCGCAAGCGGATCGGCCGCCTGATACAGGTAATGGGTTTGTCGGCCATTTATCAGAAGCCGAAGACCTCACAGCCGCATCCGCAGCACAAGGTCTATCCTTATCTGCTGCGTGGTCTGACGATCGATCGTCCCAACCACGTCTGGTGTGCCGATATCAGCTACATCCCGCTACGACGCGGCTTTCTCTATCTGGTGGCAATCATGGACTGGGCCAGTCGCAAGGTTTTGTCATGGCGGCTGTCCAACACCATGGATGCCGACTTCTGTGTGGCAGCGCTCGAAGATGCCATGTTCCGCTATGGCAAGCCCGAGATTTTCAACACCGATCAGGGAAGCCAGTTCACCAGCGACGCGTTTACCGGGGCGCTCAAGGATGCCGACATCAAGATTTCCATGGACGGCAAGGGGCGCTGGATGGACAACGTCATGATCGAAAGGCTGTGGCGCTCCCTGAAGTACGAGTGCATCTATCTGCATGCCTATGAGACCGGCAGCGAGCTGCGACAAGGTCTCAAGCGCTGGATCGACTACTACAACACAAACCGTCCTCACTCCAGTCTGGACGACAGAACACCGGATGAGGCATATTGGCAAAAACCGCGGCCTGGCTACGCCGGCCGCCCCTTCAAAATGGCGGCATGA
- a CDS encoding ParM/StbA family protein, whose protein sequence is MEELVRYYPVFVEQCLKQAGCDGDILLAVGLPYSYWQEQHKPGGAVSALAKSLTGGAIKEVAVFPQGLGGLRDYLDGLLERPTGNVLGIDIGFNTIIFTLFSPHKKQIIHGKTLNKRGVHQMATSFLLPRIKDLAPSGTFTPVEIAFLIEKGYLQYGFERHDVIREIQEAGVAYIEHIIRDIQGELQAHVGMHADFDRVLLFGGGAAFLKNGLPARNIEVIVLPEPEYANARGFQTLAFAKGV, encoded by the coding sequence ATGGAAGAGCTCGTGCGCTACTATCCGGTATTTGTGGAACAGTGCTTGAAACAGGCTGGCTGTGATGGTGACATCCTTCTTGCCGTTGGGCTGCCGTATTCCTACTGGCAGGAGCAGCATAAGCCGGGCGGCGCCGTGTCGGCCTTGGCAAAGTCACTGACCGGTGGGGCAATCAAGGAGGTGGCGGTATTCCCGCAGGGGCTAGGAGGACTGAGGGATTATCTTGACGGACTTCTGGAGCGTCCGACGGGCAATGTTCTCGGCATCGATATCGGCTTCAACACCATCATCTTCACCCTGTTCTCACCTCATAAAAAACAGATCATCCATGGCAAGACCCTCAACAAGCGGGGTGTCCACCAGATGGCCACCAGCTTTCTGCTGCCACGGATCAAGGATCTCGCGCCTTCTGGCACCTTCACCCCCGTGGAAATCGCCTTCCTGATCGAGAAGGGCTACCTGCAGTACGGCTTCGAGCGGCACGATGTCATCCGGGAGATCCAGGAAGCTGGCGTTGCCTATATTGAGCACATCATCCGTGATATTCAGGGTGAGTTGCAGGCTCATGTCGGGATGCATGCCGATTTTGATCGTGTCCTGCTGTTCGGCGGCGGTGCCGCATTCCTGAAGAACGGCCTGCCTGCCAGAAACATCGAGGTTATTGTACTACCGGAACCGGAATATGCCAATGCCAGGGGATTCCAGACGCTCGCCTTTGCCAAGGGGGTGTGA